GCCGGAATATTTCGTGGCGCGACTGCTGGCCTACTGTCTCGAGTACACGGAGGGCATCGCCTTCTCCCGCGGCATTTCCGATCCTGATGAGCCGCCGCTGAGTGTGCGCGACCTCACGGGCAGCTTGAAGGTGTGGATCGAGCTCGGCGCGCCCGACGCCGCGCGGTTGCACAAGGCCAGTAAGGCGGCACCACGGGTGGTGGTCTATACGCACCGTGATCCGGCGCAGCTGTGGCGGCAGTGGGAGGGGGAGAAGATCCACCGCGCCGAGCAGATCGAACTGTTCGCGTTCGACCGTGAGCTGATTGACGCCATCGCGGAGAAGCTCGACCGGCGCATGAAGCTGGAGCTGTCGGTCACCGATGGCACCATCTTCGTCAACGTGGCGGGCTCGACATTGAGCGGTATGGTGCAACCCTTGTCGGTTCGGGAGCGCTGACGTCCGATGCGCGAACTGGTGTTGAGCTGGAGCGGTGGTAAGGACAGCAGTCTGGCGTTGCAGGCGCTGCAGGCCGATTCGGAGGTGCAGGTGGTCGCGCTCCTCACGAGTGTAACGGCCGGCTACGATCGCATCAGTATCCACGGTGTGCGGCGTGCCCTGCTCGAGGCACAGGCGGCGGCGTTGGGACTGCCGCTGGTGGAGATCACGCTGCAGCCCGCGTGCAGCAATGCCGCCTACGAGGCCGCGTTTCAGCAGGGACTGGCCACGATCCGCGAGCGATTCCCGGCGGTGACCGAGCTCGCTTTTGGCGATCTTTTTCTCGAGGACGTGCGCGCGTACCGCGAGCAGGCGCTACGCGAGAGCGGCTTCACCCCACGCTTTCCACTCTGGGGTTCGCCCACCGCGGCGTTGGCCGAACGCTTTGTACGCGACGGCTTCGTCGCGCATCTGGTCTGTGTCGATACGCAGCAGCTCGATGCGTCCTTCGCCGGGCGCCGCTACGACGACGCCCTGCTGGCTGACCTTCCACCGGCGGTCGACCCGTGTGGCGAGCGGGGCGAGTTTCACACGTTCGTGTCCGACGGTCCGATCTTCGCGCGGTCCATTGCGTGTGGTGTGGGACCCGTCGTGATTCGGGACGAACGGTTCGCTTTCTGTGATCTGCTGGCGCGATAACCGCGGTCCCGGGGCTACATTCCCGACCATGCGACTGACGATTTTCGCGACACATCGTGGAAGGATGCTCGGGGCGTTGGCGTCCGCCATGACGCTGATCTCCGGCTGCGCGTCCATCAGGCGTCCGCCGACCACCGTCGACGCCATTCGGCGCGACGCCGTCCCCATCAACGCCGAACATCGCGCGCTTCGCGATACCGTGATTGAACGGTTGGTGCGTCGCGTCGCGAAACGCGGCGATCGCACGGTGGATGTGCTGATGCTTTCCGGCGGTGGTCAGAACGGGGCGTACGGCGCCGGCTTCCTGCGCGGATGGCAGCAGCGCGCCGCTGATTCCATGCCCCGATTCGATCTGGTGACGGGGATCAGCACGGGCGCCTTGCAAGCACCATACGCCCTGCTCGGCACGCGCAGTGCCATCGATACGATCACCGCGCTCTACTCCCGCGCGGCCAAGAGCTTCGCGCCGTCACTCGATTGGTGGTTCTGGGTTCGCCCCACTGGCGGCTTGGTGAACACCACGCGCTTCGACCGCACGATTGCGCAGACGTTCGGAGGCCCGCTGCGTGACGAACTACGCGCGGCCTTTGCGAACGATCAACAGCTGGTGTTCGGGACCACTGACTACGATCTCGGCATCGGTCGCGCCTGGTCGATGGGCGACGAGCTCGGAACCAGCCGCGAATCGGTGGAGCGCACACAACAACTGCTCAAGGGCGCGACGGCGATTCCCGGCATCTTTCCGCCGGTGATGATCGATGGCCATTTGCAGGGCGACGGCGGCGTGATCGAGAACATCCTCCCGCTGCTCGCCTTCGACGATTACACGCGTCTCGGGGAGCGCCTGCAGGCCCGCGGCCTCACGGAGGTCTCCGTGCGCGTGTGGGTGATCATGAACCTATGGACGCACGGTGAGCCAAAGGTCATGAAGCCCTCATCGCGACGCACGATCAGTGGTCGCTCCACCTCTTTGCTTTTCTACGCGCATCAACCGGCAACACTCGCCGCGCTCGAGAATCTCGCCCGTGCCGTCAGCGCTGGCGTACCTGGTATGCGTATGCAGGTGAGGGTGGCCGCGATTCCCAGCGAGGAGTCGATCTTTCCTGGGGCAAACTCGCTCTTTGAGCGTCGCTTCATGCAGCGACTCGATTCGCTTGGATTCGCCAAGGCGCAAAGTGCCGCCCCATGGGATACGCTGCCGTTGAACGCCTTTACCCGCCCCGACGTCCCTCCCCGTTTGCGTTAGGATACGGCCATCCCGTCCGCTTCGATCGAATCACCAAGCCCCGCCGTGCACGACGAGGCCGCGCTCGATGTCGTGCGCGCCGAACCATTGTGCGCCGAAACGCCGACGCGGTTGCTCGCGGCGCCGATCACACCGGCGGCGAGTGTGTACGTGCGCAGCAACTTCGCCTTGCCTCCGCTCGACGCCGCCCACGTCATCGACATCGGTGGCGCCGTGCGAGCGCCGTTCACGGTGTCGTTGCCAGAGCTGGCGGCATTGCCGCGGCGTCATGTCACGGTCACCATTGAATGCGCCGGCAACGGTCGCCTTGGGATGGACCCGCTGCCCACCGGGGAACCCTGGCGCTACGGTGCGGTCAGCACGACGACGTGGTCGGGTGTCTCACTCCGCACGCTGCTGGAGCGCGCCGGCCTCGCGCCCGATGTCGTAGAGATTCTCGGCATCGGCGCTGACGCGGGACCTCGCGACGATGCCGACGGTGACGTGCGCTTCGCCCGGTCTCTGCCGATCGCCGACGCCATGCATCCGGACACGATCGTGGCCACGCACATGGCGGGAGAGCCGCTGTCGTATGACCACGGCGCACCTGTGCGGCTGATTGTGCCGGGTTGGTACGGCATGGCCAGTGTGAAGTGGCTGGCCCGTCTCGAGGCGATCACCACGCCGTTCACGGGCTACTTCCAGCAGCAGCGCTACGTGTACGAGGTGGAGGACACCGTGGAACCGGTGCGTCGGGCACGCGTAAAGTCGATGATCACGTCACCGGTCGACGGGGGGCGGTGCGACCGTGAGGTGCTGGTGCAAGGCTGGGCGTGGTCGGGCGCGGGGGCGATCGCGCGGGTGGAGCTGGCGGTGAACGAGGCGCCGATCTGGATCGAGGCGGCGTTGGGCACGCCGGTATCAGCATATGCGTGGACGCCGTTCGAGGCGGAGCTGGTATTGCCGGATGCGGGTGCCGCGACGATCCGCAGTCGCGCGACGGATATGGCGGGCAACGTGCAGCCGGAACGGATTCAGTGGAATCGGCTGGGATACGGGAACAACGCGATACGACGGATCGCGGTGGATGTAGCGGATGAAGTGCGCTAAGAGTTGATGGCGCCAAGAATAAACGGCGCCAAGAATAACGGGCGCTAAGAGTTAACGGCGCGAAACTACAACGGCGCTGAGTACAAAGCGGAGGAGCGCGTAGCGCCCCTCCGCTTTTGCAACTCCGGTTGCCTGCCTAGTAGCCTAGCAGCCTCACGGCGGGGCTGAGGCGGTAGACCGGACCGAGCGGAGTGGCGATCGGGGTTTCGTTCACCGCTTTGCACTCGTTCGTGACCGTGCACTTCGTATTTCCGGGTGAGCAGTTGCCGGCGTTGAAGCTGATTGTGCCCGATACGACCTGCGTGGGAACGATCGTGAAAACGATCTTCGTATTCTGGCCGGAGGTCACCGCGTTGCTGAAGTAGAAGTTGGCCTCCTTCTGCTCCGCATTATTGCCGCGCAGGTAGACCTGTGACACCTGCGAACTCTTTACCGCGCCGATTTGCACGCCGTAGCGGTCATAGACGCGGGCGTCGACGCGCAGGTTGTACGGGGTGAGCGCGTTCGCACTGCCGGTGATCGAGAAATAGAACTTCGCGTCGGTCACCGACTTGTTCGATCCGTCCACGCGCACCACGTACTGACTGATCGGATCCTTCTGATTCCCTACCGCGCAGGACACGATCGGCGTGCTGTTCGTGGTGCCGGTCGCGGTGAACATCTTGAAGCGGGATTCGTCGAGGGTGGGCGTGGCGTCGAGACTGGCGAGCATCTCGTTCGTGCCCGACTGCAACTGCCACGTGGCCGACGCGATGCCGGCGGCGCTGGAGGGATTAACCAGCGGCGTCACGGTCGCCGAATTGTTGCTGGGGGAGAAATACACCGTCTGTCCGGCGACGATGTTGCCGTACGCATCCTTCACCATCACCGAGGGTGCCACGGTGCCGGCGGCAACACCAAGCACCGTGCCGATGAGCGCCGACTGATTGTTGCCGCCGTTGATCGTGAGCGACGCGGCCGATGCGGCACCGATGGCAAAGACACCGGTGTTGGCGAACAGGGTGCCGGCGGTGAAGCGGAGCTGCTGCGTCGCGCCGGCCTTCTGAATCGACAGATCGTTGAACGTCGCGACGCCCGCTACCGCCGTCTTGTTCGCGGTGCCGAACAGCGGTCCACCCTGCAGGGCGCTGGCCACGATCGCGCCGCTGTAGCCCTCCACCGTGCGGTTGTTCTCACCGACCACGCGCACGGTCGCCAGCGGGAGTGCGGAGCCCGCGGCGTACGTGCTACCGGCAATTGGGCCACCACTGATTTCCACACCGGTGGGACCCGTTGCGGTAGCCGTGAATGTGCGCGCAGCGGGTACGAACACAACACCGTCGACCGCAGCGCCGCCGCCGGTGGTCGGCGTGGCCGTGGCGCTGTTGCTGCCCGTCGTCGTGCCGAGCCGCCATTCGGTGCTGGCCACGCCCGCGTTGTTGGATGACGTCGAGGCCGGCGTGATGCTGCCACCGCCGCTCGCGATCGCGAAGGTCACCGGAATGTTCGACAGCAATGTGCCATTGGGCGTGCTGAGTGTGACCGCCGGCGACGGCAACACGAGTGAGCCGATCGGCGCGCTGGTTCCGGCGGCGTTCGGCGTCACGTTGACCCGCGGATCGACGGGGCCGATCGGGCTGAACTCGAGTAGCGTACCGCCGATGCCGCTGGCACCAGGTCCCAGTGCGTACAGCATCTTCGGCAACAGCATCGCCAGCAAGCGATCACCGATCGACGTCGGTGCATTGCTCGCCACGAGATCCCCGCAGCTCAGAAAGTCGATCGGCACTTCGTTCAGCAACTCGAATCCGGTACCACCGAGATTATGGCCCAGCACGAGACGATCCAGCACGGAGTCGGGTGTGTTCACGTCGATTGAACCGCACACCGCCGCGATGATCTCCGACGCAAAGGTGTTCGAGGGATATTTGCTGAACTCGTACACTACCGGATACTTGTCGAGATTCGTGTTCAGCGTGTCCGCCGACGGCACGATCGAGATCAGCGAGATCGCATCGACATTCTCGCCGGAGAGGCGCACGCCGGCGTGACCGTCGTCGGTGACCAGCGTGCGCGTGAGATCGGTGGGATACACCACCCACGCATTGGTCGACTGCGGCAGTGTGGCATCGATGCCGGCGAAGCAGAACAGTGCGCGGCCAAGCCGCTCTGAGTCCGCGTTGGCCGGTAGTTTGTTCTGCTTCTGCTTTGTGACGATGAAGTCGATCAGGTCCCAGGTCTTGGTGACGACGAGCGCCAGATCACCTGCCGCCTTCTGCTTCTGAATGTTGCTCCACTTGCCCAAGGCCGCGTTGGCATCGGGTGAACCCGCACCGAATACCGCTTCGATCAAGCCGGTGATTTCGCTGGGCGAGATAGTCTCGCAAGGAATCGCATTCGGATCGAGGTTGAACCGCGGCGTTCCCCGCATGTCAGGGGCGGTGGTGCCGCGGTCTGAACACGCGGCCAGTAAAACGATCGCACAACTACTTACCGTAACGAGAATTTTGCGCATGAAATTGGCCCTCCGAGGCACGATGCGATGTCACGCGGACGGTACGCACTCGCGTATCCGCGTGTGACAGGGCACACATCATCGGACAAGACTGCGTAATACCACTCGTCAATGCAAATGAACATTGTGTCACGACTTAGCTACTGCCGAGATCGCGTGCCATCGCAGGCTGCACTCGTCGAAGAACGACATAGATGAGCTCGTCGACATTACGGCACGACACCCACGAGTTTCTGAAACGCCGGCGACTGCGCGATCGGTTTGAACCACCATCCCGGATCGTTCGCATACGCGGCACGACGCTCGTCGTTGCGCGAGAAGTAGACGTTGAGCGCGCTTACGGCAGCGGCCGTGTCGGCCAGGATCGTGTGCACGAACGCGGCACGCAGCATGAGGTCACGCTTGGAATCGACTTCGGCGTCGCCCTGAGAACGCTGCACGACCTTGCGCGCGCTATCGGCCATGCCGGCACGGGCGAGCACGGCCGCGACGAACAGATCGCTCGCCAGGCGCTGGACCGTTTGCTGCGGCTTCGGCGAACGCAGGACCACGGAGTCGGCCAAGGCCCACGCCTTCACCGCGGCCGCCGCGTCGGCGGGCCGTGAGCGCGTGGTGAGCAGCTGCAGTTGGCATCGCGCCGCGTTGGCCGATGTGGGGAAGCGGCGCTTCGTCTGCTCGCACCACGCGATGGCGTCCGGATCGATGTTATTCAGATCGTACGAGGACGCGAACAGGCGGCTCAGCACGACGTCGGCGTTGGACAGGAAGGCGTCGGCCTCGAGGGCGCGCTTGGCCGCCATGTTCACGTCGACGTTCGTCTTGGTGCGGTAGTACAGATGCGACAACGTGGCGAACGCGCCGGCCTGCAGGGGATTGGCCTGCGTGGCGGTTTCGAGATCGGCCTGTGCCGAGTCCACCATTTCGAGCGCCTTCTTCTGGTCGGGCTCCAGGCCGACCAGCACCGTGAAGTAGCGCAGGTTGCCGCGCACCTCGAGTGCGTCGGGGTTGCTTGGCGTACGCTGCAGCGCGCGCTCGGCGAACACGAGTCCGGAATCGATCCATGCACGCGCTGCCGGCGGATCGCCCTGCAGGATCCGTGATCGCCGATACGCCAGATTCGCGCGAAGCACCGACGGCTCGCCCCACTTGGCATCCATTCCCTCGGCCACCAACAGCAACGAGTCCGCAGCACCGAAGGCGCGGGCCAGGCCCGCTGCGTCGCCGCCCTTGAGCGCCGCTTCCCCCGCGCGTCGCTCCACCTCGGCGCGTTGCACCAGCTCCCAGGCGTCGGCGTTGCTAGTGGCGTCGCGCTGTTCGCGCACCTTCACCTGCCGACCCAACTCTTCGCGAATGAGGATCGTGACCCGCGAGGCCAGTGAGTCGCGCAGCGCAAGCGCGTTCGACGCACTGCCCGTGATCTTCGCACTCTTTCGCACGAAATCGCCGGCCCCGTCAACGAGACGGATATTCACCAGCAGCTTGTCGCCATCCTTCGAAACATCACCGCGGACCAGCGTCGCGACATCGAGCACTTTGGCGATGCTGTCATTCGGTGATGTCGAGCCGCGAAACGTTTCCACGCCTCCACGCGATACGACGTTGACGCCCGTCACGCCCGTGAGTGAAGCGATCAGCGATTCCGTGAGACCGTCGGCGAGATAGCCTAACTCGTGCTGGCTTGAAACATCATCGAAGTAGAGCACGGCAATGCGATCGGCCGCGAGTCCGTCCTTTTTGAGCGCAACTGATCCGCCGCCACCGAACTTCCAAAATGCGCCGCCGCCGGCGAGCACCGCGAGTAGCAGACCACCAAGCACCGCGGGTTGCTTAAACCACGGGGTTTTCGGCGGCTCAGGCGGTGGCGTCGGAATACGACGCATCGTGGTGAAGCGATCTACCCGACGCATGGCCGTCTCGCCCAAGGGCGTGCCGAGAATCGCGGCAAACTCCGTGGCGGTGCGCGGCCGGTCGGCGGGCGACTTCTCCATCGCCGCATAGATCGCTTCTTCGACTTCGTCCGGCACCGCCTGTCGAACGATCCGGATGCTCGGCACGGTATCCATCGCGTGCCTGGCCATGATCGCCATGGCGTTTCGGCCGGTGAACGGCGGATCGCCCGAGAGCATCTCGTAGAGCACGCAGCCAAGGCT
This region of Gemmatimonas groenlandica genomic DNA includes:
- a CDS encoding YaeQ family protein encodes the protein MALTSTMYAFEVALANVDRGVYESLEFRMAMHPSESPEYFVARLLAYCLEYTEGIAFSRGISDPDEPPLSVRDLTGSLKVWIELGAPDAARLHKASKAAPRVVVYTHRDPAQLWRQWEGEKIHRAEQIELFAFDRELIDAIAEKLDRRMKLELSVTDGTIFVNVAGSTLSGMVQPLSVRER
- a CDS encoding ATP-binding protein, with translation MRELVLSWSGGKDSSLALQALQADSEVQVVALLTSVTAGYDRISIHGVRRALLEAQAAALGLPLVEITLQPACSNAAYEAAFQQGLATIRERFPAVTELAFGDLFLEDVRAYREQALRESGFTPRFPLWGSPTAALAERFVRDGFVAHLVCVDTQQLDASFAGRRYDDALLADLPPAVDPCGERGEFHTFVSDGPIFARSIACGVGPVVIRDERFAFCDLLAR
- a CDS encoding patatin-like phospholipase family protein, producing the protein MRLTIFATHRGRMLGALASAMTLISGCASIRRPPTTVDAIRRDAVPINAEHRALRDTVIERLVRRVAKRGDRTVDVLMLSGGGQNGAYGAGFLRGWQQRAADSMPRFDLVTGISTGALQAPYALLGTRSAIDTITALYSRAAKSFAPSLDWWFWVRPTGGLVNTTRFDRTIAQTFGGPLRDELRAAFANDQQLVFGTTDYDLGIGRAWSMGDELGTSRESVERTQQLLKGATAIPGIFPPVMIDGHLQGDGGVIENILPLLAFDDYTRLGERLQARGLTEVSVRVWVIMNLWTHGEPKVMKPSSRRTISGRSTSLLFYAHQPATLAALENLARAVSAGVPGMRMQVRVAAIPSEESIFPGANSLFERRFMQRLDSLGFAKAQSAAPWDTLPLNAFTRPDVPPRLR
- a CDS encoding sulfite oxidase, producing the protein MHDEAALDVVRAEPLCAETPTRLLAAPITPAASVYVRSNFALPPLDAAHVIDIGGAVRAPFTVSLPELAALPRRHVTVTIECAGNGRLGMDPLPTGEPWRYGAVSTTTWSGVSLRTLLERAGLAPDVVEILGIGADAGPRDDADGDVRFARSLPIADAMHPDTIVATHMAGEPLSYDHGAPVRLIVPGWYGMASVKWLARLEAITTPFTGYFQQQRYVYEVEDTVEPVRRARVKSMITSPVDGGRCDREVLVQGWAWSGAGAIARVELAVNEAPIWIEAALGTPVSAYAWTPFEAELVLPDAGAATIRSRATDMAGNVQPERIQWNRLGYGNNAIRRIAVDVADEVR
- a CDS encoding protein kinase domain-containing protein — translated: MADILETLQTHLDGTYRVERELGRGGMATVYLARDLREDREVAIKVLNPDLSATIGADRFEREIKIASRLQHPHILGCYESGSANGLLYYVMPFVKGESVRDRLNREGQLPVAEAVRIIREVADALGYAHAQEVVHRDVKPENILLLESGHALVADFGIARAATEGDAQKLTQTGMAVGTPVYMSPEQSTGEKVGPAADIYSLGCVLYEMLSGDPPFTGRNAMAIMARHAMDTVPSIRIVRQAVPDEVEEAIYAAMEKSPADRPRTATEFAAILGTPLGETAMRRVDRFTTMRRIPTPPPEPPKTPWFKQPAVLGGLLLAVLAGGGAFWKFGGGGSVALKKDGLAADRIAVLYFDDVSSQHELGYLADGLTESLIASLTGVTGVNVVSRGGVETFRGSTSPNDSIAKVLDVATLVRGDVSKDGDKLLVNIRLVDGAGDFVRKSAKITGSASNALALRDSLASRVTILIREELGRQVKVREQRDATSNADAWELVQRAEVERRAGEAALKGGDAAGLARAFGAADSLLLVAEGMDAKWGEPSVLRANLAYRRSRILQGDPPAARAWIDSGLVFAERALQRTPSNPDALEVRGNLRYFTVLVGLEPDQKKALEMVDSAQADLETATQANPLQAGAFATLSHLYYRTKTNVDVNMAAKRALEADAFLSNADVVLSRLFASSYDLNNIDPDAIAWCEQTKRRFPTSANAARCQLQLLTTRSRPADAAAAVKAWALADSVVLRSPKPQQTVQRLASDLFVAAVLARAGMADSARKVVQRSQGDAEVDSKRDLMLRAAFVHTILADTAAAVSALNVYFSRNDERRAAYANDPGWWFKPIAQSPAFQKLVGVVP